The Inediibacterium massiliense genome has a segment encoding these proteins:
- a CDS encoding serine dehydratase subunit alpha family protein, giving the protein MELQKLIIETLRKEVIPAVGCTEPVAVALACAKAKEMTHEAIEKVNILVSPNIYKNGLGVGIPNTNEVGLYIAAALGIVGGKSEKKLEVLQDITPVHVKKGKELIHSEKISIGIKDTKEKIYIEVIVKTKKDKIKVMIEGKHDLFVYISQNEKILLDERKGHKKNKDEDISLYDLKIVDLIEEIEKISYDNLAFLLEGLYMNEKVALEGLKKKVGMGVGMSLYENIQKGILSDDLMNQAMMLTAAASDVRMSGENISVMSSNGSGNNGLTAILPIVAYKNKFSVKEEDLTKALAISHMINSYIKFYIGRLSALCGCGVAAATGASVAIVWLMGGNKKQINGAIQNMLGNISGMICDGAKVGCALKLSTAASTAIQSALLALNEHVIPHQNGIIGESAEDTIRNLGKLSIEGMENMDQVILQVMKSMESIA; this is encoded by the coding sequence ATGGAATTACAAAAATTGATTATAGAAACTTTAAGAAAAGAAGTTATACCTGCTGTTGGATGTACAGAGCCTGTTGCAGTAGCATTAGCTTGTGCAAAAGCTAAAGAAATGACTCATGAAGCAATAGAAAAAGTCAATATTTTAGTCAGTCCTAATATTTATAAAAATGGATTAGGAGTAGGAATTCCTAATACAAATGAAGTAGGGTTATATATAGCAGCAGCTCTAGGAATTGTAGGAGGAAAAAGTGAGAAAAAATTAGAAGTTTTACAGGATATTACGCCTGTACATGTAAAAAAAGGAAAAGAACTCATCCATAGTGAAAAAATTTCCATAGGGATCAAAGATACAAAGGAAAAAATTTATATTGAAGTAATAGTAAAAACGAAAAAAGATAAGATAAAAGTTATGATAGAAGGAAAACATGATCTTTTTGTATATATCAGTCAAAATGAAAAAATACTGTTAGATGAAAGAAAAGGTCATAAAAAAAATAAGGATGAAGATATTTCTTTGTATGATTTGAAAATTGTAGATCTTATTGAAGAAATAGAAAAAATATCTTATGATAACCTAGCTTTTTTATTAGAAGGACTTTATATGAATGAAAAAGTAGCTTTAGAAGGATTAAAAAAGAAAGTAGGAATGGGTGTAGGGATGAGTTTGTATGAAAATATACAAAAGGGAATTTTATCTGATGATTTAATGAACCAAGCTATGATGCTCACGGCCGCTGCCTCAGATGTAAGAATGTCAGGAGAGAATATATCTGTAATGAGTAGTAATGGAAGTGGAAATAATGGACTTACAGCGATATTACCTATTGTGGCTTATAAAAATAAATTTTCTGTAAAAGAAGAGGATTTAACAAAAGCATTGGCTATTAGTCATATGATCAATAGTTATATTAAATTTTATATAGGAAGGCTTTCTGCATTGTGTGGTTGCGGAGTTGCAGCGGCAACGGGAGCTAGCGTAGCTATTGTATGGCTTATGGGAGGAAATAAGAAACAAATAAATGGTGCGATTCAAAATATGCTAGGAAATATAAGTGGGATGATTTGTGATGGAGCCAAAGTAGGCTGTGCTCTTAAACTATCTACAGCAGCTTCTACAGCTATACAATCGGCTTTATTAGCTTTAAATGAACATGTGATTCCTCATCAAAATGGAATTATAGGAGAGAGTGCTGAAGATACCATTAGAAATTTAGGAAAACTTTCTATAGAGGGAATGGAAAATATGGATCAAGTTATTTTACAGGTGATGAAAAGTATGGAATCTATAGCATAA
- the hpt gene encoding hypoxanthine phosphoribosyltransferase — translation MDIEKKKKEILFSREDLQKRIEELGRQIKKDYEGKKILAVSLLKGSFIFAADLVREIDAPVRIEFMATSSYGHGEESCGKVNILYDLPVDLEGYDVLVVDDIADTGLTMKFVLEHLNKKNPASIKCCVLLDKPSRRKTELEADYVGFTIPDKFIVGYGLNYGDYYRNVPYVFAFVD, via the coding sequence ATGGATATAGAAAAGAAAAAAAAGGAAATACTATTTTCTAGAGAAGATCTTCAAAAAAGAATAGAAGAACTAGGACGACAAATTAAAAAAGACTATGAAGGAAAAAAAATATTAGCTGTATCTCTTTTAAAAGGAAGTTTTATATTTGCAGCAGACTTAGTTAGAGAGATTGATGCACCTGTTCGTATAGAGTTTATGGCTACATCCAGTTATGGTCATGGAGAGGAATCTTGTGGAAAGGTAAATATATTATATGACTTACCAGTAGACTTAGAAGGGTATGATGTTTTGGTTGTAGACGATATTGCAGATACAGGACTTACTATGAAATTTGTTTTAGAACATTTAAATAAGAAAAATCCAGCTAGTATCAAATGCTGTGTATTATTAGATAAACCTTCAAGAAGAAAAACAGAGCTAGAAGCAGATTATGTTGGCTTTACCATTCCTGATAAATTTATTGTAGGGTATGGACTTAATTACGGCGATTATTATAGAAATGTTCCTTATGTTTTTGCTTTTGTAGATTAG
- the dapF gene encoding diaminopimelate epimerase, with the protein MEFIKMHGAGNDFILFDGTKEKIIDYERLAKDVCERHFGIGADGIMVAENSEDYDIKMVYYNSDGSLGEMCGNGIRCFSKFVYEKGLIKKNEIEVETLAGVKKVWLEVKNHEVQWVKVNMGKAIFSPKDIPILCDGENALEKSLHIDDKTIIFSTVLVGVPHTIIFVEDIKKIDINRLGEKIEKHSIFPKKTNVNFVEVKDKDFIHVYTWERGAGRTLACGTGCCSSVVVGHALGKLNKKVKVQAEGGLIEVELNDNLDIFMKGEAQKICTGNFEK; encoded by the coding sequence ATGGAGTTTATCAAGATGCATGGAGCAGGAAATGACTTTATATTGTTTGATGGCACAAAGGAAAAAATAATAGATTATGAACGACTTGCAAAAGATGTATGTGAAAGGCACTTTGGAATTGGAGCAGATGGAATTATGGTAGCCGAAAATAGTGAAGATTATGACATTAAGATGGTCTATTATAATTCTGATGGTTCATTAGGTGAAATGTGTGGAAATGGCATTCGATGTTTTTCAAAGTTTGTATATGAAAAAGGTTTGATAAAGAAAAATGAAATAGAAGTAGAAACTTTAGCAGGAGTAAAGAAGGTATGGCTAGAAGTAAAAAATCATGAGGTACAATGGGTAAAGGTAAATATGGGAAAAGCTATTTTTTCTCCAAAAGATATTCCTATATTATGTGATGGAGAAAATGCTTTAGAAAAAAGTTTACATATAGATGATAAAACTATTATATTTTCTACTGTCCTTGTTGGAGTTCCTCATACCATCATATTTGTGGAGGATATAAAGAAAATAGATATTAATAGATTAGGAGAAAAAATAGAAAAACATTCTATTTTTCCTAAAAAAACCAATGTTAATTTTGTTGAGGTGAAAGATAAGGATTTTATTCATGTATATACTTGGGAAAGAGGAGCAGGAAGAACACTAGCATGTGGAACAGGATGCTGTTCAAGTGTAGTAGTAGGTCATGCTTTAGGGAAATTGAATAAAAAAGTAAAGGTACAAGCAGAAGGAGGTTTGATAGAAGTTGAATTAAATGATAACCTTGATATTTTTATGAAGGGAGAAGCTCAAAAAATTTGTACAGGAAATTTTGAAAAATGA
- a CDS encoding D-cysteine desulfhydrase family protein: MKLPDRIVLANLPTKIEKLERLSKRLKGPQIYIKRDDQTGSEVSGNKVRKLEFAVKEALSEGCDYLITCGGIQSNHARATAAVAARLGISSYLVLRGSKDTPIDGNHFIDELLGAKIKMITPKEYKEHRMEIMEDIKKELDAKGHKAYILPEGASNGIGTFGYFYALEEIMEQEKQMDIHFDAIVVAVGSGGTYGGLFYANEVYKNKAKIYGVNVCDDEEYFKCAIERILHESFTYTNAPIEFKKDDIHILDGYVGEGYALSRPEEIELIKNIAKEEGVILDPVYTGKAMFGLLKEIEKGTFDHCKNILFIHTGGLFGLFPKKELFTF; the protein is encoded by the coding sequence ATGAAATTACCAGATCGTATTGTACTTGCAAATTTACCTACTAAAATTGAAAAGTTAGAAAGACTTTCTAAAAGATTAAAAGGACCACAGATATATATCAAAAGAGATGATCAAACAGGTTCCGAAGTATCAGGGAATAAAGTAAGAAAATTAGAATTTGCTGTAAAAGAAGCACTGAGTGAAGGCTGTGATTATTTAATTACTTGTGGAGGAATTCAATCTAATCATGCGAGAGCTACTGCAGCAGTTGCTGCAAGGCTTGGGATTTCTTCTTATTTAGTTTTAAGAGGAAGTAAAGATACTCCTATAGATGGAAATCATTTTATAGATGAATTATTAGGTGCAAAGATTAAAATGATTACTCCCAAAGAGTATAAAGAGCATAGAATGGAGATTATGGAAGATATAAAAAAAGAATTAGATGCAAAAGGGCATAAAGCTTATATATTGCCAGAAGGAGCTTCTAATGGAATTGGTACTTTTGGATACTTCTATGCTTTAGAAGAAATTATGGAGCAAGAAAAACAAATGGATATTCATTTTGACGCTATTGTGGTAGCAGTAGGCTCAGGGGGAACTTACGGAGGATTATTTTATGCTAATGAAGTATATAAAAATAAAGCTAAAATATATGGTGTAAATGTTTGTGATGATGAAGAATATTTTAAATGTGCAATTGAAAGGATTTTACATGAAAGCTTTACATATACAAATGCTCCAATTGAGTTTAAAAAGGATGATATTCATATATTAGATGGTTATGTAGGAGAAGGGTATGCTTTAAGTAGACCAGAAGAAATAGAACTTATAAAAAATATTGCAAAAGAAGAAGGGGTCATTTTAGATCCAGTTTATACAGGTAAAGCTATGTTTGGTCTTTTAAAAGAAATAGAAAAAGGAACCTTTGATCATTGTAAAAATATTTTATTTATTCATACAGGAGGATTATTTGGACTTTTTCCTAAAAAAGAATTGTTTACATTTTAA
- the dapD gene encoding 2,3,4,5-tetrahydropyridine-2,6-dicarboxylate N-acetyltransferase — protein sequence MNTEKTNEKIDLTNPYAIAKFIKEAKKSTPIKVYVEGDLKNIHCDSIKKFGNENFWILFGEHEEIQNFLSLHKKNIKDYVIENDRRNSAIPMLDIKNIDARIEPGAIIRDRVQIGKNAVIMMGAVINIGSEIGEGTMIDMNAVLGARATIGKNVHVGAGAVLAGVLEPPSATPVIIEDDVMIGANAVILEGVKVGKGAVVAAGSIVTKDVPSGCVVAGSPAKVIKQKDEKTMDKTKLLEDLRG from the coding sequence ATGAATACAGAAAAAACAAATGAAAAGATAGATCTAACAAATCCTTATGCCATCGCTAAATTTATTAAAGAAGCTAAAAAATCTACTCCTATCAAAGTTTATGTAGAAGGAGATCTAAAAAATATTCATTGCGATTCTATTAAAAAATTTGGAAATGAAAACTTCTGGATTTTATTTGGAGAGCATGAAGAGATTCAAAATTTCTTATCTCTTCATAAAAAAAATATCAAAGACTACGTAATAGAAAATGATAGAAGAAATTCTGCCATTCCCATGCTGGATATAAAAAACATAGATGCAAGAATTGAACCTGGTGCCATTATAAGAGATCGAGTACAAATAGGTAAAAACGCAGTCATTATGATGGGAGCTGTGATTAATATAGGGTCTGAAATTGGAGAAGGAACTATGATTGATATGAATGCTGTATTAGGAGCTAGAGCAACCATAGGTAAAAATGTCCATGTGGGAGCTGGAGCTGTTTTAGCTGGAGTATTAGAGCCCCCTAGTGCCACTCCTGTCATCATAGAAGATGATGTGATGATTGGAGCCAATGCAGTAATCCTAGAAGGAGTAAAAGTAGGAAAAGGAGCTGTAGTTGCAGCAGGATCTATTGTTACAAAAGATGTTCCTAGTGGATGTGTAGTAGCAGGATCTCCTGCAAAAGTAATCAAGCAAAAAGATGAAAAAACTATGGATAAAACTAAATTATTAGAAGATTTAAGAGGTTAA
- the dapB gene encoding 4-hydroxy-tetrahydrodipicolinate reductase — translation MNIILSGCNGKMGQVLVRLMKQEKDLTIVAGIDPDTTKYENDFPVYSSPSLCSEKADMIIDFSHHSALDDLLKYCVAIKMPLVIATTGLDGNHFKNIMDASKYIPIFQTGNTSLGIQVTTKIAQMAALALTDAFDIEIIEKHHNQKVDAPSGTAYLIAENINKALNNKKDFIYGRYGRNEKRKSTDIGIHAIRGGSIVGEHTILFAGPDEIIEIKHTALSKDIFGLGAIHAARFLIHKNPGFYNMNDLIES, via the coding sequence ATGAATATAATACTTAGTGGTTGCAATGGAAAAATGGGTCAAGTTTTAGTACGACTCATGAAACAAGAAAAAGATTTAACCATCGTTGCTGGAATTGATCCTGATACAACAAAATATGAAAATGACTTTCCCGTATATAGCTCTCCTTCTTTGTGTAGTGAAAAAGCAGATATGATCATTGATTTTTCTCATCATAGCGCTTTAGATGACTTATTAAAATATTGTGTAGCTATAAAAATGCCTTTAGTCATAGCTACTACAGGACTTGATGGAAATCATTTTAAAAATATAATGGATGCATCCAAGTATATTCCTATTTTTCAAACAGGAAATACATCCCTAGGCATTCAAGTAACAACAAAAATTGCACAAATGGCAGCCTTAGCTCTAACAGATGCATTTGATATAGAAATTATTGAAAAACATCATAATCAAAAGGTAGATGCTCCTAGTGGAACTGCTTATTTAATCGCAGAAAATATCAACAAAGCATTAAACAATAAAAAAGATTTTATATATGGAAGATATGGAAGAAATGAAAAAAGGAAAAGTACAGATATAGGCATTCACGCCATCCGAGGAGGAAGTATTGTAGGAGAACATACTATTTTGTTTGCAGGTCCTGATGAAATAATAGAAATAAAGCATACGGCTCTTTCTAAAGATATATTTGGATTAGGAGCCATTCACGCAGCAAGATTTTTAATCCATAAAAACCCAGGTTTTTACAATATGAACGATTTAATCGAATCCTAA
- the dapA gene encoding 4-hydroxy-tetrahydrodipicolinate synthase: MNLFTGSGVALVTPFKDGSVNYEKLEQLLDWHLEESTDAIVVTGTTGEASTLTDEEHKAVIKFTVEKINKRIPVIAGTGSNCTSHAIEMSQYAQKVGVDGLLLITPYYNKTTQKGLIAHFHAIADVVSIPIILYNVPGRTGVNILPKTLEILSKHPNIKGIKEASGDISQVAEMIRIVPNDFYVYSGNDDMVVPLLSLGGHGVISVVANIAPKDTHLMVDYFMKKDIEKARNLQLQMKPLIDALFIEVNPIPIKTAMNLLGFEVGPLRLPLVDMDEDHLSILKQRMKEYELLK, translated from the coding sequence ATGAATTTATTTACTGGTTCTGGTGTTGCTCTTGTAACACCTTTTAAAGATGGAAGTGTAAACTACGAAAAATTAGAACAACTTCTTGATTGGCACCTAGAAGAAAGCACAGATGCTATCGTAGTTACAGGTACTACAGGAGAAGCTTCTACACTTACAGACGAAGAACACAAAGCAGTTATAAAATTTACTGTAGAAAAGATAAATAAAAGAATACCAGTCATTGCAGGAACAGGAAGCAACTGTACTTCTCATGCCATAGAAATGAGCCAGTATGCACAGAAAGTAGGAGTAGATGGACTTTTACTCATTACTCCTTATTATAATAAAACGACTCAAAAGGGACTCATTGCTCATTTTCACGCCATTGCTGATGTAGTTTCGATCCCTATTATTTTATATAATGTTCCTGGAAGAACTGGGGTAAATATTTTGCCTAAAACATTAGAAATACTTAGCAAGCATCCAAATATCAAAGGCATCAAAGAAGCAAGTGGAGATATTTCTCAAGTTGCAGAAATGATTCGTATTGTACCAAATGATTTTTATGTATATTCTGGAAATGATGATATGGTAGTTCCACTCCTTTCTTTAGGAGGTCATGGAGTCATCTCTGTAGTAGCAAATATCGCTCCAAAGGATACCCATCTTATGGTAGACTATTTTATGAAAAAGGATATAGAAAAAGCTCGTAACCTTCAGCTTCAAATGAAACCTTTAATTGATGCTCTTTTTATAGAAGTAAATCCTATTCCTATAAAAACTGCTATGAATCTTTTAGGATTTGAAGTAGGTCCTTTGAGATTACCTCTTGTGGATATGGATGAAGATCATTTATCTATATTAAAGCAAAGAATGAAAGAATATGAATTACTCAAATAA
- a CDS encoding aspartate-semialdehyde dehydrogenase, translated as MKKINIALVGATGMVGRTFLKVLEERDFPFDNLYPFASAKSAGTTVTCKGKDFVVEELTEKSFDKDIDIALFSAGGDISKKFAPIAASKGVIVVDNSSAWRMEKDVPLIVPEVNPEDIKNHKGIIANPNCSTIQAMVALKPLHDQFKIKRIIYSTYQAVSGSGVKGVTALEEGLKGNDILTPYPHPIAGNCLPHIDTFLENGYTKEEMKMIDETKKILHDENLKITATTVRVPVKNSHSESINIEFEKSFEIEEIKNIFKNAPGIILQDDPAKNVYPLAREAAEQDMVYVGRIRKDFSIENGLNLWVVADNIRKGAATNTVQIAELLVPTL; from the coding sequence ATGAAAAAAATAAACATTGCTTTAGTAGGAGCTACTGGAATGGTAGGTAGAACATTCTTAAAAGTATTAGAAGAAAGAGATTTTCCATTTGATAATCTATATCCATTTGCTTCTGCTAAATCAGCAGGAACAACAGTAACCTGTAAAGGAAAAGATTTTGTAGTGGAAGAACTAACAGAGAAATCTTTTGATAAAGATATTGACATTGCTTTATTTTCAGCAGGAGGAGATATTAGTAAAAAATTTGCTCCAATTGCCGCTTCAAAGGGAGTGATCGTAGTAGATAATAGTAGCGCTTGGAGAATGGAAAAGGATGTTCCTTTAATTGTACCTGAAGTCAACCCAGAAGATATAAAAAATCATAAAGGAATTATTGCAAATCCAAATTGTTCTACCATTCAAGCTATGGTTGCTTTAAAGCCTCTACATGATCAATTTAAAATAAAAAGAATTATATACTCTACTTATCAAGCTGTATCAGGTTCTGGAGTAAAAGGGGTAACTGCTTTAGAAGAAGGTTTAAAAGGAAATGATATTTTAACACCTTATCCTCATCCCATTGCTGGAAATTGTCTTCCTCACATTGATACATTCTTAGAAAATGGATACACAAAAGAAGAAATGAAAATGATTGATGAAACAAAGAAAATTTTACATGATGAAAATTTAAAAATTACAGCTACTACTGTAAGAGTTCCTGTAAAAAATAGCCATAGTGAATCTATTAACATAGAATTTGAAAAAAGTTTTGAAATAGAAGAAATAAAAAATATATTTAAAAATGCACCTGGTATCATTCTACAAGATGATCCTGCTAAAAATGTTTATCCTCTAGCTCGTGAAGCTGCTGAACAGGATATGGTTTATGTAGGAAGAATTAGAAAAGATTTTAGCATTGAAAACGGACTCAATTTATGGGTAGTTGCAGATAATATTAGAAAAGGAGCAGCAACAAATACGGTACAAATTGCAGAACTATTGGTTCCTACTTTGTAG
- a CDS encoding DeoR/GlpR family DNA-binding transcription regulator, translating into MITEARRKKITELVEKEGVVNLQQLTDTFNVSIYTIRRDLTALEKEGFLKKAHGGAIRIEKSKWISSIEEGKFEALEEKQKIAKLAATLIEDGDTIMLMGSIISLLMIPFIQNKNITIVTNSLDIAKELCQIPNIETIMIGGTIKNYKGNILGSKAISDLKNYHFDKAFIPCAGIKDDPGVTTSTLDSSDFLKGVIQSSRKKIIVADYRKIGRITFAHVCNIKSVHMLITDAKSNEQELNKIRKKGIQVEVV; encoded by the coding sequence TTGATTACAGAAGCACGAAGAAAAAAAATAACAGAACTTGTTGAAAAAGAAGGAGTTGTCAATCTTCAACAACTAACAGATACTTTTAATGTATCTATCTATACCATAAGACGCGATTTAACAGCTCTAGAAAAAGAAGGGTTTCTTAAAAAAGCTCATGGTGGAGCTATACGTATTGAAAAATCTAAATGGATTTCATCTATAGAAGAAGGTAAATTTGAAGCTTTAGAAGAGAAACAAAAAATTGCAAAACTAGCAGCAACCCTTATTGAAGATGGAGATACCATTATGCTTATGGGCAGCATAATCAGTCTTTTAATGATCCCCTTTATTCAAAACAAAAACATTACTATTGTAACCAATTCATTAGATATTGCAAAAGAATTGTGTCAAATTCCAAATATAGAAACCATCATGATAGGTGGGACAATTAAAAATTATAAAGGAAATATTTTAGGATCAAAAGCCATATCAGATCTTAAAAACTATCACTTTGATAAAGCTTTTATTCCTTGCGCAGGTATTAAAGATGACCCTGGTGTAACTACTTCTACCTTAGACAGTAGTGATTTTTTAAAAGGAGTCATACAATCTAGTAGGAAAAAAATTATTGTAGCAGATTATCGAAAAATAGGAAGAATCACTTTTGCTCATGTATGCAATATTAAATCTGTTCATATGCTTATTACAGATGCAAAATCCAATGAGCAAGAATTAAATAAAATAAGAAAAAAAGGTATTCAAGTAGAAGTAGTATAA
- a CDS encoding M20 metallopeptidase family protein, which yields MIPIEEKILNMREEIIQIRRELHKIPEVGFCEHKTSQFIIQKLEEYGIEVYKNIAKTGIIGVIKGKEEKSIAFRADMDALTIQEETNFSYASQNEGMMHACGHDAHMTILLGFAKYLSMGGKELPYSVVFLFQPAEEGPGGALPMIAEGIIERFHIHKIIGLHVYPQVEEGKIGCRVGPMMAQTGEFDMVISGCGGHGAIPQNAIDSIVIASNIISSFQTIISRNINPIEGAVLTIGKMWGGERRNIIAEKTYLEGTIRAFEEEVYEKIKKRMKEISKGIEKMYDCSIELIFRDMYPAVVNDKEMVKALQKAVGDENMKLVSPQMIAEDFSYYQKKVQGLFFFLGVNNKDQGHIYPLHHCKFSFNEEILLTGIQIYKNLLIFIEEQKI from the coding sequence ATGATTCCTATAGAAGAAAAAATACTAAACATGAGAGAAGAAATCATTCAAATAAGAAGAGAACTGCATAAAATTCCAGAGGTGGGATTTTGTGAACATAAAACAAGTCAGTTTATTATTCAAAAGCTTGAAGAATATGGTATAGAGGTATATAAAAATATAGCCAAGACAGGAATTATTGGGGTTATAAAAGGGAAAGAAGAAAAATCTATTGCTTTTCGCGCAGATATGGATGCACTAACTATTCAAGAAGAAACAAATTTTTCTTATGCATCTCAAAATGAAGGGATGATGCATGCTTGTGGGCATGATGCACATATGACTATTTTATTAGGCTTTGCAAAATATTTATCTATGGGAGGAAAAGAATTACCTTATTCTGTAGTATTTTTATTTCAACCTGCTGAGGAAGGACCTGGAGGGGCACTTCCTATGATAGCAGAGGGAATCATAGAAAGATTTCATATTCATAAAATCATAGGACTTCACGTATATCCTCAAGTAGAGGAAGGTAAAATAGGATGTAGAGTAGGTCCGATGATGGCACAAACTGGAGAATTTGATATGGTTATTTCAGGATGTGGAGGACATGGCGCGATTCCTCAAAATGCAATAGATAGTATTGTCATTGCTTCCAATATAATATCTTCCTTTCAAACGATTATTAGCAGAAATATTAATCCTATAGAGGGAGCTGTTCTTACAATTGGAAAAATGTGGGGAGGAGAAAGAAGAAATATTATTGCAGAAAAAACTTATTTAGAAGGAACTATTAGAGCCTTTGAAGAAGAAGTATATGAAAAAATAAAAAAAAGAATGAAGGAAATCAGCAAAGGAATAGAGAAAATGTATGATTGTTCTATAGAATTAATATTTAGAGATATGTATCCAGCTGTAGTAAATGATAAAGAAATGGTTAAAGCTCTTCAAAAAGCTGTTGGAGATGAAAATATGAAATTGGTAAGTCCTCAAATGATTGCAGAAGATTTTTCTTATTATCAAAAGAAAGTACAAGGACTTTTTTTCTTTTTAGGAGTTAATAATAAAGATCAAGGACATATATATCCTCTTCATCATTGTAAATTCTCTTTTAATGAAGAAATACTTTTAACAGGCATTCAAATCTATAAAAATTTATTAATATTTATAGAAGAGCAAAAAATATAA
- a CDS encoding type II CAAX endopeptidase family protein — MENSGKVEVLGVNILYLITAIFLLTVGYYVQHENLKIGLLITEYVLVLLPPLLYIKIKKDSFKRVLRLNSLSLKHGIMIFFITICMYPVALFFNLVFMMFLSIFVNIRPQSIPTATNFSEYFVLLFIISISAGICEEVFFRGLLLKTYETIGEKKAIWISALLFGVFHFNLQNFLGPIILGIIFGYLVHQTNSLFAGIIGHMTNNGLAVTLGYMIHKYSQRSQPMVESAAHLETFQILIITVFFGIVSVFTATLGYSLYKKIIKDMKKNKKECYFIENKEKTNTMSKIVFTPIGLTVIIFIYMGYLQIKHMML; from the coding sequence TTGGAAAATAGCGGAAAAGTAGAAGTTTTAGGAGTCAATATATTGTATTTGATTACAGCTATTTTTCTTTTAACTGTAGGCTATTATGTTCAACATGAAAATTTAAAAATAGGGTTATTGATTACGGAATATGTGCTTGTTTTATTACCACCGCTTTTATACATAAAAATAAAAAAAGATTCTTTCAAAAGAGTATTAAGATTAAATTCTTTATCTTTAAAACATGGAATCATGATTTTTTTTATAACCATTTGCATGTATCCTGTAGCTCTTTTTTTCAATTTGGTTTTTATGATGTTTTTAAGTATTTTTGTAAATATAAGACCGCAATCTATTCCAACTGCTACTAATTTTTCTGAATACTTTGTGCTTTTATTTATTATTTCTATATCTGCTGGAATTTGTGAAGAAGTTTTTTTTAGGGGATTATTACTAAAAACATATGAAACAATAGGAGAAAAAAAGGCTATATGGATATCTGCTCTATTGTTTGGGGTGTTTCATTTTAATCTTCAAAATTTTTTAGGACCTATTATATTAGGAATTATATTTGGATACTTGGTGCATCAAACCAATTCTTTATTTGCAGGAATCATTGGACATATGACGAATAATGGATTAGCTGTAACGTTAGGATATATGATTCATAAGTATAGTCAAAGATCACAACCAATGGTTGAGAGTGCAGCACATTTAGAAACTTTTCAAATTCTGATTATTACTGTCTTTTTTGGAATCGTATCTGTTTTTACAGCTACCTTAGGATATTCATTATATAAAAAAATCATAAAAGATATGAAAAAGAATAAAAAAGAATGTTATTTTATTGAAAATAAAGAAAAAACCAATACAATGTCTAAAATTGTATTTACACCTATTGGGTTAACAGTTATTATATTTATATATATGGGTTATTTACAAATTAAGCATATGATGCTTTAA